The following coding sequences are from one uncultured Bacteroides sp. window:
- a CDS encoding NUDIX domain-containing protein, with translation MQNMQDETPLANNHISVDCVVIGFDKERLRVLLVKRTGEEAGDIYNDMKLPGSLIYEDEDLDEAAQRVLFELTGIKSVNLLQFKAFGSKNRTSNPKDVRWLERATKLKVERIVTVAYMAMVKIDRALSKSLEDYQACWIALEDVKTLAFDHNLIIKEALVYIRQFVEFNPSILFDLLPRKFTAAQLRILYELVYDKAMDVRNFHKKIAMMEYIIPLEERQKGVAHRAARYYKFDKKAYNKIRR, from the coding sequence ATGCAAAACATGCAAGATGAAACTCCACTGGCTAATAACCATATATCGGTAGATTGTGTGGTAATTGGTTTTGATAAAGAACGACTTAGAGTATTGTTGGTGAAACGCACGGGCGAGGAAGCGGGAGATATTTATAATGATATGAAACTTCCGGGAAGTTTAATTTATGAGGATGAAGATTTAGATGAAGCTGCGCAGCGTGTGTTGTTTGAACTTACCGGAATAAAGAGCGTTAACTTGTTACAATTTAAAGCATTTGGGTCAAAAAATAGAACCAGTAATCCTAAAGATGTGCGTTGGTTAGAGCGTGCTACTAAATTGAAAGTAGAGCGCATTGTTACAGTTGCTTATATGGCTATGGTGAAAATTGATCGGGCCTTGAGTAAATCTCTCGAAGATTATCAAGCTTGTTGGATTGCTTTGGAAGATGTTAAGACACTTGCATTTGATCATAATTTAATAATAAAGGAGGCATTGGTTTATATTCGCCAGTTTGTTGAATTCAATCCATCCATTCTCTTTGATTTATTACCTCGAAAATTTACCGCTGCTCAATTGCGAATCCTTTATGAATTAGTCTATGATAAAGCTATGGATGTTCGTAACTTTCATAAAAAGATAGCCATGATGGAATACATTATCCCATTGGAAGAGAGACAGAAAGGAGTAGCTCATCGTGCGGCACGTTATTATAAGTTTGACAAGAAGGCTTATAATAAGATACGTCGATAA
- the fabD gene encoding ACP S-malonyltransferase has product MKAFVFPGQGAQFVGMGKDLYENSALAKELFEKANDILGYRITDIMFSGTDEDLRQTKVTQPAVFLHSVISALCMGDDFKPEMTAGHSLGEFSALVAAGALSFEDGLKLVYARAMAMQKACEATPSTMAAIIALSDEKVEEICTSIKDEVCVPANYNCPGQIVISGSMAGIEKACELMKAAGAKRALPLKVGGAFHSPLMNPAKVELEAAITATEIHTPKCPVYQNVDALPHTDPTEIKKNLVAQLTASVRWTQTVKNMVADGATDFTECGPGAVLQGLIKKIESSVEAHGIA; this is encoded by the coding sequence ATGAAAGCATTTGTATTTCCCGGTCAGGGTGCTCAATTCGTTGGAATGGGTAAGGATTTGTACGAAAATTCAGCTTTAGCCAAAGAGCTATTTGAAAAAGCAAACGATATTCTTGGATATCGCATTACAGATATCATGTTTAGCGGAACAGATGAAGATTTACGTCAAACAAAGGTTACACAACCAGCCGTATTTCTACATTCAGTTATTTCTGCTTTGTGCATGGGTGATGACTTTAAACCTGAAATGACTGCCGGACACTCTCTTGGTGAATTTTCTGCTTTAGTAGCCGCCGGAGCACTTTCTTTCGAAGATGGATTGAAATTAGTATATGCGCGTGCTATGGCTATGCAAAAAGCTTGTGAGGCAACTCCTTCTACAATGGCTGCTATCATTGCCCTATCAGACGAAAAGGTAGAAGAAATTTGTACTTCCATTAAAGATGAAGTTTGCGTTCCGGCTAATTATAATTGCCCAGGACAAATTGTAATATCCGGTTCTATGGCGGGTATCGAAAAGGCTTGTGAATTAATGAAAGCCGCAGGTGCAAAACGTGCACTTCCATTAAAAGTAGGTGGTGCTTTCCACTCTCCATTGATGAATCCTGCTAAAGTAGAACTTGAGGCTGCTATCACAGCAACAGAAATTCATACTCCTAAATGCCCTGTATACCAAAATGTAGATGCTCTTCCTCATACCGATCCTACTGAAATCAAAAAAAATCTGGTAGCACAACTTACCGCATCTGTACGCTGGACTCAAACCGTAAAGAACATGGTTGCCGATGGTGCTACAGATTTCACCGAATGTGGACCTGGAGCTGTACTACAGGGGTTAATTAAGAAAATTGAATCTAGCGTAGAAGCTCACGGAATAGCATAA
- a CDS encoding FGGY-family carbohydrate kinase, with amino-acid sequence MFLLGYDIGSSSVKASLVNAETGKCVSSAFFPKTEANIIAVAPGWAEQNPESWWENLKLATQAVLNESGVSAPEIKAIGISYQMHGLVCVDKDQHVLRASIIWCDSRAVPYGDKAFNTLGEKQCLSHLLNSPGNFTASKLAWIKENEPDLYGRIYKIMLPGDYIAMKLSGEICTTVSGLSEGMFWDFQKNALADFLMDYYGFDSSLIADIKPTFSEQGQVNAVAAKELGLKEGTPITYRAGDQPNNALSLNVFNPGEIASTAGTSGVVYGVNGKVNYDPQSRVNTFAHVNHSEEQTRLGVLLCINGTGILNSWVKRNIAPEGLSYNEMNVLASKAPIGSAGVSILPFGNGAERMLNNKEIGCSIRGINFNTHGKHHIIRAAQEGIVFSFKYGIDIMEQMGIPVKKIHAGHANMFLSSIFRDTLASVSGAVIELYDTDGSVGAAKGAGIGVGIYKDNNEAFATLEKLDVIEPNVAKHQEYADAYARWKHRLEKSMSK; translated from the coding sequence ATGTTTTTATTAGGATATGACATTGGTAGCTCTTCTGTGAAAGCAAGCTTGGTTAATGCGGAGACAGGTAAATGTGTATCTTCGGCTTTTTTTCCGAAGACAGAGGCAAATATTATTGCTGTGGCTCCTGGATGGGCTGAACAGAATCCGGAAAGCTGGTGGGAAAACTTAAAACTGGCTACGCAAGCTGTCTTGAATGAGTCAGGAGTCAGTGCGCCTGAAATTAAGGCTATCGGTATTTCTTATCAAATGCATGGATTGGTTTGTGTTGATAAAGATCAACATGTATTACGGGCTTCTATAATTTGGTGTGATTCTAGAGCCGTGCCTTATGGTGATAAAGCATTTAATACTTTAGGTGAAAAGCAATGCTTGTCACATTTATTAAATTCTCCGGGGAATTTTACGGCATCTAAACTGGCGTGGATAAAAGAGAATGAACCTGATCTCTATGGACGCATCTATAAGATTATGTTGCCAGGAGATTATATTGCTATGAAGTTAAGCGGTGAAATTTGCACTACGGTTTCAGGTCTTTCGGAAGGAATGTTTTGGGATTTCCAAAAAAATGCTTTAGCAGACTTCTTAATGGATTATTACGGCTTTGATTCTTCATTGATAGCTGATATAAAGCCTACGTTCTCGGAGCAAGGGCAAGTAAATGCTGTAGCTGCTAAGGAGTTAGGATTAAAAGAGGGGACTCCTATTACATATCGTGCAGGTGATCAACCTAACAATGCGCTATCTCTAAATGTATTTAACCCGGGTGAGATAGCTTCTACCGCAGGAACATCAGGTGTTGTTTATGGAGTGAATGGTAAGGTTAATTATGACCCGCAATCACGCGTAAATACTTTTGCGCATGTAAATCATAGCGAGGAACAAACACGTTTGGGAGTGTTGCTATGTATTAATGGAACGGGTATTTTGAACTCTTGGGTGAAACGAAATATTGCTCCGGAAGGACTCTCATATAACGAAATGAATGTTCTTGCTTCTAAAGCTCCTATCGGCAGTGCAGGCGTTAGTATCTTACCTTTTGGTAATGGGGCTGAACGTATGCTGAACAATAAAGAAATAGGTTGTAGTATTCGAGGAATCAACTTTAATACACATGGTAAGCATCATATTATTCGTGCTGCTCAGGAGGGAATTGTGTTCTCCTTTAAGTATGGTATTGATATTATGGAGCAAATGGGTATTCCTGTTAAGAAAATACATGCGGGTCATGCTAACATGTTTTTAAGCTCTATTTTTCGTGATACGTTGGCTAGTGTGTCCGGAGCGGTTATTGAACTTTATGATACTGATGGTTCTGTAGGAGCTGCAAAAGGTGCTGGAATAGGTGTCGGAATATATAAAGATAATAATGAAGCTTTTGCAACATTAGAGAAACTTGATGTGATAGAGCCTAATGTTGCTAAGCATCAAGAATATGCGGATGCATATGCTCGTTGGAAACATCGTTTAGAAAAGTCTATGAGCAAATAG
- a CDS encoding UDP-glucuronic acid decarboxylase family protein, which translates to MKRILVTGGAGFIGSHLCEKLLDGGNDVICVDNYFTGSKDNIRHLLGNHNFELVRHDITAPYYAEVDEIYNLACPASPPYYQYNPIKTMKTSIYGAMNTLGLAKRVKAKILQASTSEVYGDPAVHPQVESYWGNVNPIGIRSCYDEGKRAAETLFMDYYRQNDVRIKIIRIFNTYGPRMNPNDGRVVSNFIVQALKGEDITIYGTGMQTRSFQYIDDLIEGMLRMMATGDDFIGPVNIGNPGEFTMLELAQKIIELTHSRSKIVFLPLPGDDPKQRQPNITLATERLGGWQPIVNLEEGLNRTIEYFKML; encoded by the coding sequence ATGAAAAGAATATTGGTAACAGGTGGGGCCGGATTTATTGGTTCGCATTTGTGTGAGAAACTACTTGATGGCGGAAATGATGTTATTTGTGTGGACAATTATTTCACAGGAAGTAAAGATAATATCCGTCATTTATTGGGTAATCACAATTTTGAATTGGTTAGACATGACATAACTGCTCCTTATTATGCTGAGGTTGACGAAATATATAATCTCGCTTGTCCTGCATCTCCACCTTACTATCAATACAATCCTATAAAGACGATGAAAACCTCCATTTATGGAGCCATGAATACGTTAGGTTTGGCTAAACGTGTAAAAGCTAAAATTCTTCAAGCGTCTACTAGCGAAGTATATGGAGATCCTGCTGTTCATCCCCAAGTTGAGTCTTATTGGGGTAATGTGAATCCAATTGGAATACGTTCATGTTATGACGAAGGTAAGCGGGCTGCTGAAACACTCTTTATGGATTACTATCGTCAAAACGATGTACGCATAAAAATTATTCGTATTTTTAATACGTACGGTCCTCGAATGAATCCGAATGATGGACGAGTTGTTTCTAATTTTATTGTTCAGGCGCTGAAAGGAGAAGATATTACGATTTATGGTACAGGCATGCAAACTCGAAGTTTTCAATATATTGATGATCTTATTGAGGGGATGTTGCGTATGATGGCTACAGGTGATGACTTTATAGGTCCTGTTAATATTGGTAACCCTGGAGAGTTTACGATGTTGGAATTAGCTCAAAAGATTATAGAATTGACTCATTCGCGTTCTAAAATCGTGTTTTTACCTTTACCTGGGGATGATCCAAAGCAAAGACAACCGAATATCACTTTGGCTACTGAAAGGCTCGGAGGTTGGCAGCCTATTGTTAACTTGGAAGAAGGGTTAAATAGGACAATTGAATATTTTAAAATGCTGTGA